A part of Cryptococcus neoformans var. neoformans JEC21 chromosome 4 sequence genomic DNA contains:
- a CDS encoding squalene monooxygenase, putative codes for MLAMTPPISSPEIIIIGAGVIGSALAYSLSHTGRKILLLERDLSEPDRIVGELLQPGGVAALAQLGMVDVLEGIDAAPVEGYCVVNGEEKVGVNYPQVDGNGHGKLIDEKVNGKNWHVATTSGLKEGRSFHHGRLISALRRKCIDQAPNVTVVEATVKDLLFCEHTNQVIGVSASFKSASGREPNVRKFYAPLTVIADGCFSKFRHHPALRTRVPDTRSHFVGLILQNCELPMKHYGTVCLTPNGPVLLYQIGNEKGEVRMLVDVKGKLPSVGDGSLKQHLIDNYLPYIPASLRSPLLDALSTQRLRSMPNSYLPPSIQGLRSNLQGAILVGDAYNMRHPLTGGGMTVAFNDAVLLTEYLKPGGKLRRKPWEDGLAPGREGLEDWDKIAERLREWFWERKQLSGVVNVLSMALYSLFGGSDKPDLAILREGCFKYFELGGECVAGPVGLLSALTPRPVQLFYHFFNVAFYSIYLLLIHGPPQRRTNGSVGAIAMLPLNLLLSFKVFYTACVVLLPFMLIEFRS; via the exons ATGCTTGCGATGACCCCTCCAATATCATCCCCCGAAATAATCATAATAGGTGCAGGAGTTATCGGCTCGGCGCTCGCTTACTCCCTCTCTCACACCGGTCGCAagatcctcctcctcgagCGTGACCTCTCAGAACCAGATAGAATCGTCGGTGAACTCCTTCAACCCGGTGGCGTAGCTGCACTTGCTCAACTCGGGATGGTAGATGTGCTGGAAGGGATTGATGCTGCGCCTGTGGAAGGTTATTGTGTAGTGAATGGCGAGGAGAAAGTCGGTGTGAACTATCCTCAGGTAGATGGGAATGGTCACGGCAAGCTTATCGATGAGAAGGTCAACGGGAAGAATTGGCATGTAGCTACCACTTCCGGGCTCAAAGAAGGTCGTTCATTCCACCATGGACGACTGATATCTGCTCTCCGACGCAAGTGTATCGATCAGGCGCCCAATGTTACAGTCGTTGAAGCGACCGTCAAAGACTTGCTGTTCTGCGAACACACCAACCAAGTGATCGGAGTTTCCGCTTCTTTCAAATCCGCATCTGGAAGAGAACCCAACGTCCGCAAATTCTATGCCCCCCTTACTGTCATTGCCGATGGCTGCTTTTCTAAATTCCGTCACCATCCCGCGCTTCGAACCAGGGTACCTGATACCAGATCACATTTCGTTGGACTTATCCTCCAGAACTGCGAACTGCCAATGAAACACTATGGCACTGTCTGTCTCACACCGAATGGACCTGTCTTGCTTTATCAAATTGGGAATGAAAAGGGCGAGGTGAGGATGCTCGTGGATGTCAAGGGCAAGCTGCCTAGTGTTGGAGACGGTTCTCtcaag CAACACTTAATTGACAACTATCTCCCATACATTCCCGCCTCACTTCgatctcctctcctcgacGCTCTTTCCACTCAACGTCTCCGCTCCATGCCCAACTCCtacctccctccctccaTCCAGGGTCTCCGCTCCAATCTTCAAGGCGCCATCCTCGTTGGTGACGCCTACAACATGCGTCATCCCCTTACAGGTGGTGGTATGACAGTTGCTTTCAATGATGCTGTCCTCTTGACGGAATATTTGAAACCTGGCGGCAAGTTAAGGCGAAAACCTTGGGAAGACGGATTAGCCCCAGGTAGAGAGGGGTTGGAGGATTGGGACAAGATTGCGGAAAGGCTGAGGGAGTGGTTCTGGGAGAGAAAACAATTGAGCGGTGTCGTAAATGTGCTTTCTATGGCTCTTTACAGCTTGTTCGGTGGTTCGGACA AACCAGATCTTGCGATCCtaagagaaggatgtttCAAGTACTTTGAATTAGGGGGAGAGTGTGTGGCTGGCCCTGTCGGATTGCTTTCTGC TCTCACACCGCGCCCTGTCCAACTTTTCTACCACTTTTTCAACGTCGCCTTTTACTCCATTTACCTCCTACTCATCCACGGTCCTCCCCAGCGTAGAACAAACGGATCTGTAGGAGCCATTGCCATGTTACCATTGAATTTGCTTTTAAGTTTCAAGGTG TTCTACACGGCTTGTGTGGTTTTGCTGCCGTTCATGCTTATTGAATTTAGAAGCTAA
- a CDS encoding PH (pleckstrin homology) domain-containing protein, putative has protein sequence MSGPQQQPIPAPPPSQSEIERKLSFRSTVPARPIDSPKKPRKLSHTLPHSALSGNDSDSSIASSVPAQSIISPNASGHPTSPLLTPATTSVGGLSAIAENKFGGDEEIVSMMELEDVEEEGEEAVEGAESASEDEEAHDELQRGMEGQRVVMSGYLYKKQEKRRAWKKRWFVLRNEKLAYYKDDKEYSLKRVINLREIHTVAPVVIKKHPNTFGIVVPKRTFFVKAPSPAEMDEWVHAINEMRRRISEKEEEAKRDHHPKSMSIPRNPPTLHSIDTVSPSNATYIGPMVSSPQPTVFSPSSPIDNNLTSRFAKISLPSRSPSNHTLQGSHIPSGISSIASRGVSGSSKREPSTGSISSADHLRNVRPPVSSEDEDELETPVAPADPKKVILSAYLMKQSKRRKDVWRKRWFVLTSSALAYSRSHMETKAQQVIPLSSILDALEVLDTASDGNESDRLSAHGHTHPAHSNSHHSFTHAQSPTSSSRQFMRGRLGSNSTSADTRLSKDDEHIFRLITAKRTFHLCAPTEEDEIKWLAAFRALLEQQRGERSSSFNVGGSSAQSSQQAQAQTQAQALPQGQGKRMSVPIITQQPPTPGLSSSVSHSSSVQEPMSASSVLEPPIPASGVASLPALPSASQTASTPTSTQSHLQTQQSQAQDPSSVQSQVYVGSAPSSHAGQRGRSATYTAKSAVADVVRRFQAEKERET, from the exons ATGTCTGGTC CCCAGCAACAGCCGATCCCTGCGCCCCCACCCTCTCAATCGGAGATTGAAAGGAAGCTCTCCTTCCGCTCTACCGTACCCGCTCGTCCTATTGACTCTCCTAAGAAACCAAGG AAACTCTCACACACTCTCCCCCATTCTGCGTTGTCAGGCAATGATTCTGACTCTTCGATCGCATCTTCCGTGCCAGCTCAGAGCATTATTTCTCCTAATGCTTCTGGCCACCCCACTTCCCCGCTTCTCACCCCGGCTACAACATCTGTTGGTGGATTGTCTGCTATTGCCGAGAACAAGTTTGGtggcgatgaagaaattGTCTCGATGATGGAGTTGGAGGatgtagaggaagaaggcgaagaggcCGTTGAAGGCGCGGAGAGCGcgagtgaagatgaagaagcccACGATGAGCTGCAGAGGGGTATGGAGGGTCAGAGGGTTGTAATGAGCGGGTACTTATACAAGAAgcaagaaaagagaagg GCTTGGAAAAAGCGATGGTTCGTCTTGCGTAATGAAAAGCTGGCATACTATAAGGATGACAAGGAGTATTCCCTCAAGCGAGTGATTAACCTTCGCGAGATCCACACTGTCGCGCCTGTCGTCATCAAGAAACACCCAAACACTTTCGGCATTGTTGTGCCTAAGCGTACATTCTTCGTGAAAGCACCGTCTCCTGCGGAGATGGACGAGTGGGTTCATGCAATTAATGAGATGCGTCGAAGGATTtcggagaaggaagaagaggcaaagaGGGATCACCACCCAAAGTCCATGTCCATCCCTCGAAACCCACCAACTCTTCACTCCATCGACACTGTCTCGCCTTCCAACGCAACCTACATAGGTCCTATggtctcttctcctcaacccACCGTCTTTTCTCCCTCCAGCCCTATTGACAACAATTTGACTTCACGATTCGCCAAGAtatcccttccttctcgatCACCAAGTAATCACACGTTGCAAGGATCCCATATTCCCTCTGGTATCAGCAGCATCGCCTCTCGAGGGGTCAGTGGGTCATCCAAGCGCGAGCCGTCGACCGGAAGTATATCCTCTGCCGATCATCTTCGCAATGTACGTCCACCAGTAAGCtccgaagatgaagatgaactCGAAACGCCGGTCGCACCTGCAGACCCGAAAAAAGTAATTCTGTCGGCGTATTTGATGAAGCAgagcaaaagaaggaaggatgtgtggagaaagagatggttTGTATTGACTTCGTCTGCGCTGGCGTATTCGAGGAGTCATATG GAGACCAAGGCTCAACAAGTCATCCCCCTTTCATCCATCCTCGATGCTCTTGAAGTCTTGGACACTGCATCTGACGGAAACGAATCCGATCGTCTCTCCGCACATGGCCACACTCATCCCGCTCATTCGAATTCACACCATTCTTTCACACATGCTCAATCTcccacctcatcctcacgCCAATTCATGCGCGGCCGTTTGGGCTCTAATTCCACTTCCGCTGATACACGGCTTTCGAAAGACGATGAGCACATCTTCAGGTTGATCACTGCTAAGCGGACTTTCCATCTCTGTGCGCCTacggaggaagatgaaatcAAGTGGTTGGCAGCGTTCAGGGCTTTGCTTGAACAacaaagaggagagaggagttCGTCGTTCAATGTAGGCGGCTCCTCTGCTCAATCAAGTCAGCAAGCCCAAGCGCAAACACAAGCACAAGCATTGCCTCAGgggcaaggaaaaagaatgaGCGTCCCAATTATCACTCAGCAACCTCCCACCCCTGGACTGTCTAGTTCCGTATCTCATAGCTCAAGCGTACAAGAACCAATGTCGGCAAGTTCTGTTCTTGAACCACCTATTCCTGCCTCGGGAGTGGCGTCTCTACCTGCTTTACCCTCAGCGTCCCAAACGGCGTCAACACCAACATCAACGCAATCACACTTACAAACTCAGCAgtctcaagctcaagatccCTCATCGGTTCAGTCTCAAGTATATGTAGGAAGCgcgccttcttcccacgCGGGGCAGAGAGGACGAAGTGCGACATATACGGCGAAGAGTGCAGTAGCGGATGTTGTGAGACGGTTCCAAgccgagaaggagagagaaacATGA
- a CDS encoding histidinol dehydrogenase, putative yields the protein MSTPPFLPLVTSQDTTLLPSLALITPVLIPSDHLEQIRQSLPANASYYVQANDNDDLIALLDGGAEKLVVTPQQLGAGGAGIPKERLILQVSEEELSTSKRFAQQTGGILIISCVPHNAKSLALPGVDVFLQLPEVQPLRILNLIRSSRPSSYVIPSSYLSIESSTTAEKISIPEAFLAPIISDRPDGLFPTIVSSYSHSTTPLGLVYSSIESVKESILTQKGVYQSRKHGLWRKGETSGAVQQVTGIKLDCDNDALIFEVVQHGSGFCHLPQSTCFGNLSGIAKLSDTLTSRLASAPEGSYTKRLFTDEKLLRSKIMEEAEELCDAQTKEEVAFEAADLVYFALTRCVSKGVSWRDVEAALDKKALKVTRRKGDAKPKWEEKTREVVNENGEAKPTVPEPTKLPETESEDVPIKMRAVTLSTLSVLEQKDLLLRPVLNSLAMIDKVKPIVERVRQEGDAGLKAMTKQFDRADLSSNVLLPPFETPGEDVLPKDVREAIDVAYNNVKEFHQAQNEKEPLVVETMPGVTCSRFARPIARVGVYVPGGTAILPSTAIMLGVPAQVAGCKTIVLATPPRQDGSISPEVLYVAKLTGVTCILKAGGAQAVGAMAYGTDEVPKVDKIFGPGNQWVTAAKMLVQNDTDALVAIDMPAGPSEVLVIADYTANPVFVASDLLSQAEHGVDSQVILLAINLTPEHLAAIEAEIDRQARALPRVKIAREAIKKSVTVEVKDLEEAVKFSNEYAPEHLILHLEKAEEVVAEIENAGSVFVGPFSPESCGDYASGTNHTLPTNGFARQFSGVNTLSFQKHITSQIVSAEGLKKLGPYVIRLAEREGLEAHANAVRVRLAELNKQ from the exons ATGAGCACTCCccctttcctccccctTGTCACCTCGCAGGACACcactctccttccctctctcgcTCTTATCACCCCTGTCCTCATCCCCTCCGACCACCTCGAACAAATCCGCCAATCATTGCCTGCAAATGCGTCATACTACGTCCAAGCAAACGACAACGACGACTTAATCGCTCTCCTCGACGGTGGCGCCGAGAAGCTCGTCGTTACCCCCCAACAATTAGGGGCTGGTGGCGCGGGTATCCCCAAGGAAAGACTTATTCTCCAAGTCTCTGAGGAAGAACTTTCTACTTCCAAGCGTTTTGCCCAGCAGACTGGTGgtatcctcatcatctcttgtGTCCCTCACAATGCCAAATCGCTCGCGCTCCCTGGCGTGGACGTCTTTCTCCAACTTCCTGAAGTGCAACCTCTTCGGATCTTAAACCTCATCAGATCctctcgcccttcttcctacgtcattccttcttcatacCTTTCCATTGAGTCCTCCACTACCGCCGAGAAAATCTCCATTCCCGAAGCCTTCCTTGCCCCTATCATTTCTGACCGCCCCGATGGTCTTTTCCCCACTATCGTGTCCTCTTACAGCCACTCTACCACCCCTCTTGGTTTGGTCTACTCTTCCATTGAAAGCGTCAAGGAGTCGATCCTTACACAGAAGGGCGTTTACCAATCTAGAAAGCACGGTTTATGGAGGAAGGGCGAGACTAGCGGTGCGGTGCAACAGGTCACCGGCATCAAGCTCGACTGTGATAATGATGCTTTGATCTTTGAGGTTGTCCAGCACGGTTCTGGTTTCTGCCACCTCCCTCAATCAACATGTTTTGGTAACCTTTCCGGTATCGCCAAGCTCTCCGACACCCTCACGTCCCGTCTTGCTTCTGCTCCCGAAGGCTCCTACACCAAGCGACTTTTCACAGATGAAAAGCTTTTGAGAAGCAAGATCATGGAGGAAGCCGAGGAGCTCTGTGACGCCCAAACTAAAGAAGAGGTTGCGTTTGAGGCGGCTGATTTGGTCTACTTTGCCTTGACAAGATGTGTCAGCAAAGGCGTGAGCTGGAGAGACGTTGAGGCAGCTTTAGACAAGAAGGCGTTGAAGgtgacaagaaggaagggtgaTGCCAAACCCAAgtgggaggaaaagacCAGAGAGGTTGTAAATGAAAACGGAGAAGCCAAACCTACCGTCCCCGAACCAACCAAGCTTCCCGAGACCGAGTCTGAAGATGTCCCTATCAAGATGCGAGCCGTTACCCTCTCTACTCTCTCCGTCCTTGAGCAAAAAGACCTTCTCCTCCGACCCGTTCTCAACTCACTGGCCATGATTGACAAGGTCAAACCCATTGTCGAGCGCGTCCGACAGGAAGGCGACGCCGGTTTGAAAGCCATGACCAAGCAATTCGACCGTGCCGATCTTTCATCCAAcgttcttctccctcccttcGAGACCCCAGGAGAAGATGTACTGCCCAAGGATGTGAGAGAAGCGATTGATGTAGCGTACAACAATGTCAAAGAATTCCACCAAGCTCAAAACGAAAAGGAGCCGCTTGTGGTGGAGACTATGCCTGGCGTCACTTGTTCTCGATTCGCTCGACCCATCGCCCGAGTTGGTGTCTACGTACCCGGTGGTACTGCCATCCTCCCTTCTACGGCTATTATGCTCGGCGTCCCTGCCCAAGTTGCCGGCTGTAAAACCATTGTCCTCGCTACCCCTCCCCGACAAGACGGATCCATCTCCCCTGAAGTTTTGTACGTCGCCAAGCTTACGGGTGTTACTTGTATCTTGAAGGCTGGTGGTGCTCAGGCTGTAGGCGCCATGGCCTATGGAACGGATGAGGTTCCCAAGGTGGATAAGATCTTTGGTCCTGGTAACCAGTGGGTTACTGCGGCCAAGATGTTGGTGCAGAATGATACGGATGCATTGGTAGCTATCGACATGCCTGCTGGTCCATCCGAAGTCCTT GTCATCGCCGACTACACTGCCAACCCCGTCTTCGTTGCTTCCGACCTCCTCTCTCAAGCCGAACACGGCGTCGACTCCCAAgtcatcctcctcgccatTAATCTCACCCCTGAGCACCTCGCTGCTATCGAAGCCGAAATTGATCGACAAGCCCGGGCGCTCCCCCGCGTCAAGATTGCGAGGGAGGCGATCAAGAAGAGTGTCACCGTTGAGgtcaaggatttggaagaggcTGTCAAGTTTAGCAATGAATATGCTCCTGAGCACTTGATTTTGCACCTTGAGAAGGCGGAAGAGGTTGTGGCTGAGATTGAGAATGCGGGTAGCGTGTTTGTTGGTCCTTTCTCTCCAGAATC ATGCGGTGATTATGCCTCTGGTACCAACCACACCCTCCCGACGAACGGTTTTGCTCGTCAATTCTCTGGTGTCAAcactctttctttccaaaaACACATTACTTCCCAGATCGTCAGTGCGGAAGggctgaagaagttggGTCCGTATGTTATCAGGTTGGCTGAGAGGGAAGGGTTGGAGGCGCATGCGAATGCTGTGAGGGTTAGGTTGGCAGAGTTGAACAAACAATAA
- a CDS encoding oxidoreductase, putative, translated as MTAVNSNQGTGKLSGRVGIVGTGHRARLYTTAVASRANTSLVALCDTNDARMDWHNKMLREAGRPEAKKYAAEDFRKMLEQEKLDVLVVTTIDYTHDMYIIPALKAGIKVLSEKPMTTNVDKCKAILNAVNESKGSLTVLFNYRYNPIHWKVAEVIAKGEIGEVKSVHFEWLLDTVHGADYFRRWHRYKDRSGGLMIHKSSHHFDLVNFWIQSVPQSVFGMGSLAFYGKENGKKSGWGKNYERARDAKEAENDPFAIHLGDEEGLKGLYFDAEHIDGYHRDMNVFADDITIEDDMSVLVHYESGVNMTYHLTAYSPWEGYRVMFNGTHGRLELEVVENAFRLPIPKGSNNASEHVHGDSALPNEGHSKITLHKLWQQPVNVPYQEAKGGHGGGDEAMLDEIFGPKEGEEERKCPVNGLSADQKDGALAMAVGLAANESFKNGKQVFIKELLGGTL; from the exons ATGACTGCAGTCAACAGTAATCAAGGAACAGGCAAGCTTTCTGGAAGGGTCGGCATCGTTGGTACGGGCCATCGAGCCAGG CTCTATACGACAGCAGTGGCCAGTCGTGCAAACACCAGTCTAGTAGCGCTTTGTGATACCAACGATGCACGAATGGATTGGCATAACAAGATGCTTCGAGAAGCCGGCAGGCCCGAAGCCAAGAAATATGCTGCT GAGGATTTTCGAAAGATGCTCGAGCAAGAGAAACTTGATGTGCTGGTAGTGACAACGATTGATTACACGCATGACATGTACATCATCCCCGCGCTGAAAGCCGGTATCAAAGTCCTCAGTGAAAAGCCCATGACGAC GAACGTGGATAAATGCAAAGCCATTCTCAACGCTGTCAACGAATCCAAGGGGTCCCTCACTGTCTTGTTCAATTACCGATACAACCCCATTCATTGGAAAGTGGCTGAAGTTATCGCTAAAGGAGAGATCGGAGAGGTTAAATCTGTTCACTTTGAGTGGTTACTT GACACCGTTCACGGTGCAGACTACTTCCGTCGCTGGCACAGATATAAGGACCGTTCTGGAGGCCTTATGATCCACAAATCATCCCACCACTTTGATCTCGTCAACTTTTGGATCCAGTCCGTCCCCCAATCAGTGTTTGGCATGGGCTCTCTTGCGTTTTATGGCAAGGAGAACGGTAAGAAGTCAGGGTGGGGAAAGAACTACGAGCGGGCAAGGGACGCGAAGGAGGCCGAGAATGATCCGTTTGCGATCCATTTGGGGGACGAAGAGGGTTTGAAGGGGCTTTATTTCGATGCGGAGCATATCG ACGGGTATCACAGAGATATGAACGTCTTTGCAGATGATATCACaattgaagatgacatGTCGGTCCTCGTACACTACGAATCTGGAGTTAACATGACCTACCACCTCACTGCTTACTCT CCATGGGAAGGTTACAGAGTAATGTTCAACGGAACCCATGGCCGCCTTGAGCTCGAAGTCGTCGAAAACGCCTTCCGTCTCCCTATCCCTAAAGGCTCTAACAATGCATCTGAACACGTACATGGCGATAGCGCCCTACCCAACGAAGGTCATTCCAAAATCACCTTGCATAAACTCTGGCAACAGCCAGTTAACGTGCCTTATCAGGAGGCTAAGGGTGGACAcggtggaggtgatgaAGCTATGTTGGATGAAATTTTTGGTCcgaaggaaggagaggaggagaggaagtgTCCTGTGAATGGATTGTCGGCTGACCAGAAGGATGGGGCTCTCGCCATGGCTGTCGGGTTAGCGGCGAATGAAAGTTTTAAAAATGGGAAGCAAGTGTTCATTAAGGAGTTACTTGGTGGTACTTTGTGA
- a CDS encoding expressed protein — MTSELQQIPANGLHVGDQHNSALDGTRLNLESITSLEPLAPIYDLLDDALIDNRPVHIEYLLISRQYYKRILPIIYNHVNINNDNIGQLIYPWVQESENFGTGSVDGRRKAEALKLVEVVTLSDAEAAEKLAWWSLNHSHLLNAKQPTKIWGIPHSLSTCAFPNVKHVRLEWDFIGPKGFLNQAPYTASLATFRPPISGVSWGLIFDQVFTQQLAVTSFCSSMPLPMLGTCDLYTALTIGSFSRGITDLLGRLSKRNSVPLQTFVFHYYLCETPDYPRLPGVSLPTPPDGVSVYYDFEFQEEKMKTTVEILREIYSLFKFSMWKAWRKADLSKVTFVIPFREDLDKAVQELRYGIREYIVPRRRSVTVDDLYPRIQMRDEKINRCPCKKHVMVPKA, encoded by the coding sequence ATGACTTCGGAACTTCAGCAAATCCCCGCCAACGGTCTTCACGTAGGAGACCAGCATAATTCTGCACTAGACGGAACCCGTCTAAATCTAGAAAGCATTACCTCTTTAGAGCCTCTCGCACCGATATACGACCTTCTCGACGACGCTCTTATTGATAATAGACCAGTTCATATCGAATACCTTCTAATTAGTCGACAATACTACAAGCGCATCCTGCCTATTATCTATAATCATGTCAACATCAACAACGACAACATCGGGCAGCTTATATACCCCTGGGTTCAGGAGAGCGAAAACTTTGGAACTGGGTCGGTGGATGGTAGACGCAAAGCGGAAGCTCTCAAACTAGTTGAAGTTGTTACTCTCAGCGATGCGGAAGCTGCTGAAAAACTTGCGTGGTGGAGTCTGAACCACAGTCATCTCCTGAATGCCAAGCAGCCAACAAAGATATGGGGTATTCCTCACAGTTTGTCAACTTGCGCCTTTCCCAACGTCAAGCATGTCCGTTTAGAGTGGGATTTCATTGGTCCCAAAGGTTTTCTCAACCAAGCCCCGTACACTGCAAGCCTAGCAACTTTTAGGCCACCCATTAGCGGTGTGTCTTGGGGACTCATCTTTGACCAAGTCTTCACTCAGCAGCTCGCCGTGACAAGCTTCTGTTCCAGCATGCCGTTACCGATGCTGGGGACATGCGATTTATACACCGCCTTAACAATAGGGTCATTCAGCCGAGGTATTACTGATTTACTCGGTCGACTGTCTAAACGAAATAGCGTGCCTCTTCAAACATTCGTTTTCCACTATTATCTATGCGAAACGCCTGACTATCCACGATTGCCAGGGGTCAGCTTGCCAACACCCCCTGATGGCGTTTCGGTATATTATGATTTCGAGTTTcaggaagaaaaaatgaaaaCCACAGTCGAGATTCTCCGAGAAATATACAGTCTGTTCAAATTTAGTATGTGGAAAGCATGGAGGAAAGCAGACCTCTCAAAAGTCACGTTTGTGATACCTTTTCGCGAGGATCTTGACAAAGCTGTTCAAGAGTTGAGATATGGGATTCGGGAGTACATCGTGCCGAGAAGGCGGTCTGTGACAGTGGACGATCTATATCCGAGGATCCAgatgagagatgagaagatcAACAGGTGTCCGTGTAAGAAGCACGTAATGGTCCCCAAGGCGTGA